CGGCCGCGTTCGCAGAAGACCGGCCGTCTCGGCGCCGCGGGCGGCGATATTCCCCCGGCGGCGCCCCAGCGGCCGATGTTCTGCGGCCCAGGCCGTGGCCTACAACTGCTTCAGGTCCGACTGCTCCCAGACCGCCCGCATCGACACGATCTTTCCGGCGTCGTCGAACACCATGATGTCGACCGGGGTGATCTCGAACGACATCCCCGCGGTCCCGGTGACGAGGGTGAACTCGAAGACCGCGGTGTCGCCCGCGATCTTGGCCCACTTGAGTGTCGCCTCGCGTGAATCGAGGCCGGTGATGATCAAGTAGAACTCGATCAGTTCCTGCCGGGTCCGGCGGATCGGCGCACCGATCGGATCCTCCACCGTCGCCCCGTCCGCGTAGAGATCGGCGAGTTGTTCGGCCGTTCCGTTCGACAGCAACTCGACGTAGGCGTCGACCACCGCCCGCTTGTCCGCGCTCATGCACCCTCCACAGAAATAGAACGTGTTCTAGTCACTCGGACGATAGCAGGCCCTCGGCCCGGTCACCGATGGTTGGTGATCAGAACCTCGCGGGAGCCGTTGCGGTCCTTTCGGTGATACGACGAATTGGCGTAGCTGTGTTCCAGCGTGTGCACCACGAAGTCGTGACGGCAGGCCCAATCGGCCAGCTGCGAATGCTCGGTTCCTTTGTGCGACAGCACATTCGAGAGTCCGAAGACACCGCCACGCGCCGCGAAGCGGGACAGCTCGTCGAGCAGCGCGGTCTCGTCGTCCACGGTCCAGGCGTTCTGCTCGTTGTACGGCGCGGTGCCGAGGAGATACGGCGGATCGCAGTAGACCACGTCGGTGCTCTCGACCTCGCCGAAGACCTCGCGGAAGTCTCGGGTCCACAGCTCGGGCGCGAGCCGGTGCATTCGGGTGACCGTGTCGAAGAGGTTCTTGCGCACCCGGGAGTTGAAGTCCCGCTTGCCGACCGGCATGTT
The nucleotide sequence above comes from Gordonia sp. PP30. Encoded proteins:
- a CDS encoding nuclear transport factor 2 family protein gives rise to the protein MSADKRAVVDAYVELLSNGTAEQLADLYADGATVEDPIGAPIRRTRQELIEFYLIITGLDSREATLKWAKIAGDTAVFEFTLVTGTAGMSFEITPVDIMVFDDAGKIVSMRAVWEQSDLKQL